The Kribbella jejuensis region GTGACCCGGGAGCGCGCGGCCAAGGTCAAGCCGGCGCGTCTGCTCGAGCGCTGGAAGCAGGACCGGTTCGTGCGGCCGTCGACCGTCGACCCACGCGAGCTGGTGAAGACCCAGCAGCGGTTGTGGGAGCTGCTGCCGGAGAAGTTCGCGGGCGTGCAGCTCTCACCACTCGCGCCGCTCGGGACGTGCTCCGCGGTCGCGCCGATCAATCAGCACCAGATCGTCAGCACGATCCGCGGTACCGAGGTGGCCAGCGACCCCACCAACGAGCTGGCGATCGAGGCCGCGGTACGACGGCGCGCCGGCCAGGACCGCGTCCACCTGGCGGCCTGCCAGCGGGTGGTCCGCGCGCAACCGTTCGACACGCCGGGGTTCTCCGCACACTTCGAGCTCTTCGTCCTGGTGTCGAGCGCGCGCGACACCGGATCGTGCCGGACCGAGGCGGAGTTGCTGATCGACCACCTCGGCTTCTGGCACGCCGTGCTGGGCGACAAGGCCGGGTTGACGTTCACCGCGTTCAAGGAGTCCGCGCTGCGGGACCGGATCGAGGACACGGTCCGTCCTGCGCTCGGCGTACCGTTCACCGAGGACACCGAGCGGACGAAGAGCGCGACGTACTACGCCGGTACCGGGCTCGGCATCGGCAACGGGATCGGCGACGGCGGGTTCACCACCTGGACCGCGGACCTGCTCGGCGACGCGAAGGAACGGTGCCTGACGTCCTGCATCGCGACCGAGTTCCTGACCGCTAGCGAAGCTTGAGCAGCCCGGCGTCGGTCGGCCGGAAACCGCAGGCGTCGAGGTAGAACGCGCTGAGGTGCGGCTCGAAGTCCACGTGCAACCACTCGCATCCGGCGGCGCGGGCCTCCGACGCCGCGGTCAGCACCAACTGCTTGCCGATGCCCTGCCGGCCGTGATCGGGATGGACGGCGGTGTCCAGCACGAACGCATGCGCACCGCCGTCCCAGCTCACCTGCACGAACCCGACCAGTTGATCGTTGCTGAACGCACCGACCCAGGTCAGCGCCCAGCGCTCCAGCCGCTCGGCCCAGGCGTGTACTTCCGGCTCGCTCTCGAAAGCGGCCGCGTGCAGGAAGGACAACTCGCGATCGTCGACCGGGAACCGGACGACGTACTTCAGCTCTGTCACCCGGTCAGGTTAGGCGACCAATGCGTAAGCCGTGGGGGAATTCGAGTACGCCCGGGGACCGGACGGGATGCGCTGGGTGCGCTGCTCGACCCGGATCGCTGCGGTCTGCAGGTGGACGGGCAGGTTGGACCGGACCGCGGTGGTCAGGTCGAACTGGACCTCGGCCAGCAGGTCGGTGAGCTGGAGGTCGAGGGCGCGGCAGATCGCGGCGAGGATCTCCGAGGAGGGCTCCTTGCGGCCGCGCTCGATCTCGGACAGGTACGGCACCGACACCTGGGCGAGCTCGGCGAGCTCCCGCAGGGTGATGCCCCGCTCACGCCGTAGTCGGCGGAACACGTTTCCGATCACCTGGCGTAGCAACACGACGGGCCCTCCTCGCCTCCGGATCTCCTGTATCGAGTGTGCCATCCGTCGCAGGCCGCCCGGACCGGATCTGCCCTGAGCAGACTTTCTGCTGTCAGAAGAATCAGCCGTCGAGCGCGTTCCGGAGGTCGGTGATCAGGTCCTCCGGGTCCTCCAGACCGAGGCTCAGCCGGAGCAGGCCGTCCGAAGGCTTCGCCTCTGATGCGACCAGCCGGTGGGTGAGCGCGGCCGGGTGCTGGATCAGGGTGTCGACCCCGCCCAGCGAGACCGCGTGCGTGATGAGCCGCAGCCTGCGGGCCACCTTGGACGCGGCCTCGAATCCTCCGGTCAAGGTGAACGCGAGCACGGCGCCCGGACCGGCTTGCTGACGCCCGATCAGGCCTTGCGGGTCGTTCAGTCCGGGGTAGTGGACGCGCTCGACACCGGGCTGCGCGGACAGCCAATCCGCGACCTTGATCGCGGTCGCCTGCTGCGCCCGTACTCGCAGCGGCAGCGTCTGCAGTCCCCTGTGCAGTTCGTACGCCGCCAGCGGGTGCAGCAGGCCACCGGTCACAGCGCGGATCTGCCGGAGCCGGCCGACCCACCCCACGCCGGCCGCAACGACGCCGCCCATGACGTCACCGTGGCCGCCGAGGTACTTGGTTGCCGAGTGCAACACCAGGCTCGCCCCGTGCCGAGCCGGCTGCTGCAGGACCGGCGTGGCGAACGTGTTGTCCACCAGGACGGGTACGTCGCCGGCCGCGGTCACGACGTACCGCAGGTCGACCAGGTCGACCGTCGGGTTGGCCGGGGTCTCGACGATCACCAGGCCGGTGTCCGGGCGGATCGCTCCCGCGACCTCGGTGGGTTTGGCGTACGTCACGGTTGTCCCCAGGAGGCCTGTGGACAACAGGTGGTCGGTACCGCCGTACAGGGGCCGTACGGCGACCACGTGCGTACGGCCTGCCGCGACGATGGCGAGCAGGCACGCGGTGAGCGCAGCCATGCCCGAGCCGAAGGCGACCGCGCCGTCGGTCTGCTCGAGTTCGGCCAGCGCGTCCTCGAAGCGGGCCACGTTCGGGTTCCACAGGCGCTGGTAGACGAGGCTCCCGCCGTCCGGGCCGCGGCCCTGGGTGAGTTCGTCGTACGACGCTCCGCCGGCGTCGATGTCGGGCAGCGGGTAGGTGGTGGACAGGTCGATCGGCGGGACGTGGACGCCGAGCGCGGCCAGGTCGTCGCGTCCGGCGTGCACAGCACGGGTGTCGAGCATCGCGGCCTCCTGTGGATAACTGAGGAGACTGTGAATCTTCTGCGCGATAGCTGCAAGAGTTCCGAAGATAATTCGTCCACAGGCTCGTCCACACGCTGTGGATTCTGTGGATGGCCTTACAGTAGATGGCATGCCGAAGGATCGTCGGAGCCCGGGACCGGCGCCGCGGCCGGTTCCGGAAGGGCTCGACGAGGTGGACCGGAAGCTGGTCGACCTGCTCACGGCCGACGGCCGGATGCCGAACAACGCGCTCGCGGAGGCGGCTGGGATCGCGCCGTCGACCTGCCTCACCCGGGTCCGCGCCTTACGCGAACGAGGGGTGATCCGCGGCTTCCACGCCGACGTGGATCTGGCCGCGCTGGGCCGGCCGTTGCAGGCGCTGATCGCGATCCGGATCGGCGCGCACTCGCGCGACGAGATCGACCGGTTCCGGACGAAGGTCCCCAGGCTGCCCGGGGTGTTGTCGCTGTTCCATGTCAGCGGCGCGAACGACTACCTGCTGCATGTCGCCGCGACGACGCCGGACGCGCTGCGAGAGTTCGTCCTCGACCACCTGACCGCGGATCCCGCGGTCACGCACGCCGAGACGAGCCTGATCTTCGAGCACGTCCGCGGCGGTTAGCGGGGCTTGAGACCCCAGGCCTCCGCGAGCAGCTGGAAGGAGTGCCGGCGTTCGGCGGGGTTGTGGATGTTCGTGGTGATGATCAGCTCGTCGGCACCGGCCTGGGTGGCGCGGCGGAGCAGGTCGGCGGCGACCTGGTCGGGCGTGCCGACGGACACCAGGCCGGCCCATTCCTCGACGGCGGCCTCTTCCGCCTCCGACCACGGGTACGCGGCGGCCTCCTCGGGCGACGGGAGCGGGCCCGGGCGGCCGGAGCGGAGGCGGAGCATGGACAGCGCGTTCGCGCGGGCGAGCTGCTGCGCGCGTTCCTCGGTCTCCGCGACGATCGC contains the following coding sequences:
- a CDS encoding GNAT family N-acetyltransferase, which gives rise to MTELKYVVRFPVDDRELSFLHAAAFESEPEVHAWAERLERWALTWVGAFSNDQLVGFVQVSWDGGAHAFVLDTAVHPDHGRQGIGKQLVLTAASEARAAGCEWLHVDFEPHLSAFYLDACGFRPTDAGLLKLR
- a CDS encoding helix-turn-helix domain-containing protein codes for the protein MLLRQVIGNVFRRLRRERGITLRELAELAQVSVPYLSEIERGRKEPSSEILAAICRALDLQLTDLLAEVQFDLTTAVRSNLPVHLQTAAIRVEQRTQRIPSGPRAYSNSPTAYALVA
- a CDS encoding trans-sulfuration enzyme family protein produces the protein MLDTRAVHAGRDDLAALGVHVPPIDLSTTYPLPDIDAGGASYDELTQGRGPDGGSLVYQRLWNPNVARFEDALAELEQTDGAVAFGSGMAALTACLLAIVAAGRTHVVAVRPLYGGTDHLLSTGLLGTTVTYAKPTEVAGAIRPDTGLVIVETPANPTVDLVDLRYVVTAAGDVPVLVDNTFATPVLQQPARHGASLVLHSATKYLGGHGDVMGGVVAAGVGWVGRLRQIRAVTGGLLHPLAAYELHRGLQTLPLRVRAQQATAIKVADWLSAQPGVERVHYPGLNDPQGLIGRQQAGPGAVLAFTLTGGFEAASKVARRLRLITHAVSLGGVDTLIQHPAALTHRLVASEAKPSDGLLRLSLGLEDPEDLITDLRNALDG
- a CDS encoding Lrp/AsnC family transcriptional regulator — protein: MPKDRRSPGPAPRPVPEGLDEVDRKLVDLLTADGRMPNNALAEAAGIAPSTCLTRVRALRERGVIRGFHADVDLAALGRPLQALIAIRIGAHSRDEIDRFRTKVPRLPGVLSLFHVSGANDYLLHVAATTPDALREFVLDHLTADPAVTHAETSLIFEHVRGG